CTGGGGCTGTTGCCAGTACCCCGACATCACCTGCGGCCCCCGGGCAACAATTTCCCCGGTTTCCCCCCGGGATAAGGCCCGGTTGTCCTCATCCCAGATTTCAATTTCGGTATCTATCAGGGGCCAGCCGATGGTGCCGAGCTTTTCATTGCCCGGGGTGTTAAAACACAGTACCGGCGAGGTTTCCGATAAGCCGTAACCTTCGGAGATGGTACAGCCGGTGAGCCGGTGCCATAAATTCGCCGCATTCAGGGTCAGGGCGCTGCCGCCGGAAATGGTCAGCTTTAACCGGGAGAAATCCAGTTGCTTAAACCCCTGGTGGTGGCACAAGCCGACAAACAGGGTATTAATGCCGGTAAAGCAGGTAAAGGCATAAGGTTTGATTGCTCCTACAAAAGCATCAAGATCCCTGGGATTGGGGATCAAGACATTATGGGCCCCCTGGGCAGCCGCCAGTAATAGATTCACCATAAAGGCGTAAATATGGTACAGGGGCAAGGGACAAATATAGATGTCTTCGCCCGGCTGCTGCACCCCGGCGAACTTTTCATGGGTTTGCCGGACATTCGCCACCAGGTTGCCGTGACTGAGCATGGCCCCCTTTGACAGTCCTGTGGTACCGCCGGTATATTGCAGCAGGGCAAGCGCTTCCATGCCCTTTGGCTTCACCAGCCTGGCATCTTGCGCTTGTCCTGCACCGATAGCGGCGTTAAAACTCGTCAGGGAGACCCCGGGAGAAAAACTCTCCGCCAGTTCAGGCGCTAACAATTCGCTGATGGCCTGCTCCCCCGTCAGCAAATCATCGGCCCTAGTGACAATCACGGTTTCGATAACGCAGCCGGCGTCATCGCTTTGCATCACTTGTGCCAGTTTAGGCACCACCTCCGAGAAGGCAATAATGCCTTTGACCCCGGCATCCCTGAACTGGTGCGCCATCTCCCGGGTGGTATACAAAGGATTGGTATTGACGATCACCAGGCCCGCAGACAGGGCGGCATAGGCGGCAACCGGAAACTGGATGATATTGGGCAACTGTATGGCAATACGGTCACCCGGCACTAAGTTGGTATTATGTTGCAGATAACCCGACAGCGCCCGTGACTGCTGTTCAATTTCCTTAAAGGTCAGGGTCTGCCCCAAACAGCTAAAAGCCGGTCTGTCGGCATATGCCGTCATGGCTTGCTGCACCAGTTCGAAAACACTGCCCGCGGCATCAAAGCCCGGCGATGTACTGCTGTGATTACTCATATCTATTCCTTGTTGTTATTTTTGTTTCCCTGGTTTCACGCCGTTAACGTAAAAAGAATTTATAAATCAGTTTATGCACTAACTTGCCATAGGGAGGAAAAGCCAGGCTGGAGGTATTGCGTTTGCCTTTTTTCAAAACCGACTTTGCCTTTGACAAGGTCAGAAAACCTTCATGGCCGTGATAATGCCCCATGCCGGACGGACCTATGCCGCCGAAGGGCATATCGTCCTGCGCCACCTGCATTGCCGAATCATTCAGGCAAACGCCGCCGGCATGGGTCTGCTCCAGTACTTTTTGCTGGATCTGCTCGTCAAA
This genomic window from Thalassomonas viridans contains:
- a CDS encoding AMP-binding protein, which gives rise to MSNHSSTSPGFDAAGSVFELVQQAMTAYADRPAFSCLGQTLTFKEIEQQSRALSGYLQHNTNLVPGDRIAIQLPNIIQFPVAAYAALSAGLVIVNTNPLYTTREMAHQFRDAGVKGIIAFSEVVPKLAQVMQSDDAGCVIETVIVTRADDLLTGEQAISELLAPELAESFSPGVSLTSFNAAIGAGQAQDARLVKPKGMEALALLQYTGGTTGLSKGAMLSHGNLVANVRQTHEKFAGVQQPGEDIYICPLPLYHIYAFMVNLLLAAAQGAHNVLIPNPRDLDAFVGAIKPYAFTCFTGINTLFVGLCHHQGFKQLDFSRLKLTISGGSALTLNAANLWHRLTGCTISEGYGLSETSPVLCFNTPGNEKLGTIGWPLIDTEIEIWDEDNRALSRGETGEIVARGPQVMSGYWQQPQASEQALVNGFFKTGDIGLIHQDGRVQIIDRKKDMILVSGFNVYPNEVEGVLALHPKVLESAVVGHADESSGEKVCAYIVLEEGVPGDSDNAEYLIAEEVTAYCRSQLSAYKVPKEYHFVGELPKSTVGKILRRELRR